Proteins from one Scleropages formosus chromosome 14, fSclFor1.1, whole genome shotgun sequence genomic window:
- the LOC108931017 gene encoding LOW QUALITY PROTEIN: ADP-ribosylation factor-like protein 13B (The sequence of the model RefSeq protein was modified relative to this genomic sequence to represent the inferred CDS: inserted 1 base in 1 codon) encodes MDTEFLLYELKRRWWPLCTPQVNMFNLMSNCCSWVSNFQQPMRKVTVLMVGLDNAGKTSILRSILKVPPKELGPTQGCVRTELRVDNFIVMVLDMGGSPEDRRCWRDYYGEAHGIIFVVDSSDEQRLPEAKELLVDMLKQPRVARKPLLVLANKQDRMDALLISELIEGLSLEKLVNQSRSLCHIEPCSALVDLRKWSDRKTLRGLRWLLRAVCMDYSDLCSRVARDSKHPVTREDKERRGKPEKTRGKPKNEKIRTSKTDLRHRQDPXEKENTPENSPEGKLQPIRKILQKESTLKKKLKMKKKQVKIKDTMDSTIPATGEEDGEEQEEGQETGQRQDRSNGTLLPKNRGKTGRKSRKGNKEGTEPLELRKNADSEPKTGNVEKKKKKKKVVKVKKKNKINSEGIPAAYSQPVDLSATFDLYRKAILSLKTRQEQQN; translated from the exons ATGGATACCGAATTCCTACT GTACGAGCTAAAGAGAAGATGGTGGCCGCTGTGCACTCCCCAGGTCAACATGTTTAACCTGATGAGCAACTGCTGCAGCTGGGTCTCCAATTTCCAGCAACCAATGAG AAAAGTCACGGTGCTGATGGTCGGCCTTGACAATGCAGGCAAAACATCCATTCTTCGAAGCATCTTGAAAG TGCCCCCGAAGGAACTGGGCCCCACCCAAGGGTGCGTGCGCACGGAGCTGAGAGTTGACAACTTTATAGTCATGGTGTTGGATATGGGTGGGAGCCCGGAGGACCGCAGGTGCTGGAGGGACTACTACGGGGAAGCCCATGGGATTATCTTTGTGGTGGATTCCAGCGATGAGCAGCGGCTCCCAGAGGCCAAGGAGTTACTGGTGGACATGTTAAAGCAGCCCAGGGTAGCTCGAAAGCCCCTTTTGGT GCTGGCTAACAAGCAGGACAGGATGGATGCTCTCCTGATCAGTGAGCTCATTGAGGGACTGTCTCTGGAGAAGCTGGTCAATCAAAGCCGATCTCTCTGTCACATT GAACCCTGTTCAGCTCTGGTGGATCTGCGCAAGTGGTCCGACAGGAAGACACTGAGGGGTCTGCGCTGGCTGCTGCGTGCCGTCTGCATGGACTACTCAGACCTGTGCTCTCGAGTGGCCAGGGACAGCAAGCACCCTGTGACCCGGGAAGACAAGGAGCGGCGGGGGAAGCCCGAGAAGACACGGGGAAAGCCCAAAAACGAGAA GATTCGCACCAGTAAAACGGACCTACGCCACAGGCAAGACC AAGAAAAGGAGAATACACCCGAGAACAGCCCAGAGGGGAAGCTACAGCCCATTCGAAAAATTCTCCAAAAG GAAAGCACGCTGAAGAAGAAGCTtaagatgaagaaaaaacaggTGAAAATCAAGGACACAATGGACAGCACAATCCCAGCAACAGGggaggaggatggagaggaacaggaggagggGCAGGAGACGGGACAGAGGCAAGACAGGTCCAACGGGACCCTATTGCCCAAGAACCGTGGCAAGACAGGGCGTAAATCCAGAAagggcaataaagagggaactGAACCCCTGGAACTTCGTAAAAATGCAGACTCAGAACCAAAGACAG GAAAcgtagaaaagaaaaagaagaagaagaaagttgtgaaagtgaagaaaaagaacaaaattaattctgaaGGGATACCTGCTGCCTATTCACAGCCAGTAGACCTCTCTGCAACATTTG ACCTCTACAGGAAAGCAATCTTGTCTCTGAAGACGCGGCAGGAGCAGCAGAACTAG